Proteins from a genomic interval of Haloferax marinisediminis:
- a CDS encoding transcription initiation factor IIB: protein MSSAEINTEREQFRQTITEKEVNRKEHTECPECGGHLTTDAEHAETTCATCGLVVDENHIDRGPEWRAYDASEEGDKSRVGAPTTKLLHDKGLSSHIGWENRDSYGNALSSRQRQQIQRLRTWDERFRTRDHKERNLKQALGEIDRMGSALGLSDEVRETASVIYRRALESNLLPGRTIEGIATASLYAAARQMKTPRSILEVDAVSRVDEIEFKRAYRYIVRELGLAVMPASPQQYVGRLASELDIDSETERLARDMLKVAEGTGAFTGKSPIGLAAAAIYAAGRLADKNLTQDEVSDVADVSTVTIRNRYQELLDVYEEDQARAARN, encoded by the coding sequence ATGAGTTCAGCAGAAATCAACACCGAGAGAGAGCAGTTCAGACAGACCATCACCGAAAAAGAGGTCAACCGGAAAGAACACACCGAGTGCCCAGAATGTGGCGGGCATCTCACGACAGACGCGGAGCACGCTGAAACGACCTGTGCCACCTGTGGCCTCGTCGTCGACGAGAACCACATCGACAGAGGACCCGAATGGCGGGCCTACGATGCATCAGAGGAAGGAGACAAGAGTCGGGTAGGTGCACCGACGACCAAACTCCTCCACGACAAAGGGCTGTCGAGCCACATTGGGTGGGAGAACCGCGATAGCTACGGGAACGCGTTGAGCAGTCGCCAGCGACAACAGATTCAGCGACTCCGCACGTGGGACGAACGGTTCCGAACACGCGACCACAAAGAGCGCAATCTCAAACAGGCACTCGGGGAGATCGACCGCATGGGAAGTGCGCTCGGACTCTCAGACGAGGTTCGAGAGACTGCGAGTGTCATCTACCGTCGTGCCCTCGAATCGAACCTCCTTCCCGGCCGGACTATCGAAGGGATTGCCACCGCATCGCTGTATGCGGCCGCACGGCAGATGAAGACTCCCCGGAGCATTCTCGAAGTGGACGCTGTGAGTCGAGTCGACGAAATCGAATTCAAGCGGGCGTACCGGTATATCGTCCGAGAACTCGGACTGGCCGTCATGCCCGCGAGTCCACAGCAATACGTGGGACGTCTCGCTTCGGAGCTCGACATCGACTCGGAGACTGAACGTCTCGCTCGCGACATGCTCAAAGTCGCCGAAGGGACTGGGGCGTTCACCGGCAAGAGCCCCATCGGTCTCGCTGCCGCCGCCATCTACGCTGCAGGAAGACTCGCCGACAAAAACCTGACTCAAGACGAGGTCAGCGACGTCGCCGACGTCAGTACAGTCACCATCCGAAATCGGTATCAGGAACTTCTCGACGTGTACGAAGAGGACCAGGCACGCGCGGCCCGAAACTAA
- a CDS encoding NAD(P)/FAD-dependent oxidoreductase has translation MTHVTIIGAGAIGVSAAYHLTGQGIDVSVVDKGHVAGETTGKAGGLVFRQLHEPADVRAMGYSIDFFRDLSEEDNHFTYHEVGFLRTGTERERPAFEREVAMQRREGADVRLVEPAEIRDIYPTLSLDGVTVGTYASEDGYADPHTFTTTLLAAAQECGVDYRPGTMVTDIDVSSTPTVETESGTIRTDVVVIAAGPWSHHVAALADVELPVKPYRAQALVTTPVDFEIGTVYDAHEGVYFRSEQSGGLLVGDGTEEVESDPDGYTQTADFEFLVETSDVVEQRLPVDDVGIQNAWAGLCTATPDGRPLVGQPTYEPGGDTGPDGLLVAAGLQGHGFMRSPAVGRAVADIICDGESEYPEWKPSRFDEHPGDFEIEEMLKIDGKHPEME, from the coding sequence ATGACACACGTGACGATAATCGGGGCAGGTGCGATTGGTGTGAGCGCCGCGTACCACCTCACAGGGCAAGGAATCGACGTATCGGTTGTGGACAAAGGTCACGTCGCAGGTGAAACGACTGGAAAGGCGGGCGGCCTCGTGTTCCGACAACTCCACGAACCAGCAGACGTCCGCGCGATGGGCTACAGTATCGACTTCTTCCGGGACCTTTCTGAGGAAGACAACCATTTCACGTACCACGAGGTCGGGTTTCTCCGAACAGGGACCGAAAGAGAGCGCCCAGCCTTCGAACGAGAAGTGGCGATGCAGCGGCGCGAAGGTGCAGACGTTCGACTCGTCGAACCAGCAGAGATTCGGGACATCTATCCGACCTTGTCTCTCGACGGCGTGACTGTGGGAACGTACGCATCCGAAGATGGGTATGCGGATCCACACACGTTCACGACGACGCTCCTGGCTGCGGCACAGGAGTGTGGTGTCGACTACAGACCGGGAACCATGGTAACCGACATCGACGTCTCTTCGACTCCGACTGTCGAAACTGAGTCGGGAACGATTCGAACCGACGTCGTCGTCATCGCTGCAGGGCCGTGGTCACACCACGTTGCGGCGTTGGCAGACGTCGAGTTACCAGTGAAACCATACCGCGCACAGGCGCTCGTCACGACTCCCGTAGATTTCGAAATCGGGACTGTCTACGACGCACACGAGGGCGTCTACTTCCGGTCGGAACAGAGCGGTGGCCTCCTCGTTGGAGATGGGACAGAAGAAGTCGAGTCGGACCCAGATGGGTACACCCAGACTGCTGACTTCGAGTTCCTCGTGGAGACGAGCGACGTCGTCGAGCAACGATTACCCGTAGACGACGTAGGAATCCAAAACGCGTGGGCGGGACTGTGCACCGCCACTCCAGATGGCCGCCCGCTCGTGGGACAACCTACGTACGAACCCGGAGGTGACACCGGTCCAGACGGTCTCCTCGTCGCAGCAGGGTTGCAAGGCCACGGGTTCATGCGGTCACCAGCAGTCGGACGTGCAGTGGCAGACATCATCTGCGATGGTGAAAGCGAGTATCCCGAGTGGAAGCCAAGTCGCTTCGACGAACACCCCGGTGACTTCGAAATCGAAGAGATGCTGAAAATCGACGGAAAGCATCCAGAGATGGAGTGA
- a CDS encoding HalOD1 output domain-containing protein: MSDDGQIIDALVGSAIELGIDPDRTSALLYDVLDVEALVTLVNEDDESQTNAHLQISFNIWGIHFLVTSREVIATQLS, from the coding sequence ATGAGTGATGACGGGCAAATCATCGACGCTCTCGTCGGCTCAGCGATAGAACTCGGAATCGATCCAGACAGAACGTCAGCACTTCTCTACGACGTCCTCGACGTGGAGGCATTGGTGACGCTCGTCAACGAGGACGATGAAAGCCAAACGAACGCTCATCTTCAGATATCATTCAATATCTGGGGAATCCACTTCCTCGTGACGTCGCGAGAAGTGATTGCGACCCAACTCAGCTAA
- a CDS encoding metallophosphoesterase, with amino-acid sequence MPSHTTRRDGTRYYFISDLHIGGDEQLQHVEFKDELVSFLRNLERGDENAELIVNGDAFGLWEYTDLEGMEKFDALVDRYPDIFEQLRATGERIPITFIPGNHDYELACYPAYVDRLAEYNVTLEQEVVIMRNVGERLIWIEHGQQRDPNNESPEFGNPYANPPGYFVNQHITSRAGKLSARGRFNWLKDIQSVTPMTEIPDWMLSKYFYREMSPLLRYAALPFLLLFNFSFFVLLSVILFATGVWTYPFLALERFLQSFGIVGTIIDLILFINILVIILLILVSVPAFFLVGDIRKTLKRFGLIEGEKPQEIADSYVVGARAVFEDNPNVAVFIYGHTHRPSLTEVDDRAVVNTGTWLKRLHQKTVLFGILPRVFYSSFRLNYFVVAADGDAVSIEYHRIEKENPNDLTLLEKLLTRKPTTEVSIPERTVVGTEWNGPRTEIGAPTTQRNSPEERSQ; translated from the coding sequence ATGCCCTCACACACAACTCGACGAGACGGAACACGGTACTATTTCATTAGCGACCTCCACATCGGTGGGGACGAGCAACTCCAACACGTCGAGTTCAAAGACGAACTCGTCTCGTTTCTTCGCAACCTCGAAAGAGGCGACGAGAACGCAGAGCTCATCGTCAATGGCGACGCGTTCGGGTTGTGGGAGTACACCGACCTCGAAGGGATGGAAAAATTCGACGCACTCGTCGACCGGTACCCCGACATCTTCGAACAACTCAGAGCAACCGGTGAGCGGATTCCAATCACGTTCATCCCCGGAAATCACGATTACGAACTCGCGTGTTATCCAGCGTACGTCGACCGTCTGGCCGAGTACAACGTCACGCTCGAACAGGAAGTCGTTATCATGCGCAACGTCGGTGAACGCCTCATCTGGATAGAACACGGACAACAACGGGACCCGAACAACGAGAGCCCAGAGTTTGGGAACCCATACGCGAACCCACCGGGCTACTTCGTGAATCAACACATCACGAGTCGAGCGGGAAAACTCTCGGCACGGGGGAGATTCAACTGGCTCAAAGATATCCAATCGGTGACGCCGATGACCGAGATTCCCGATTGGATGCTATCGAAGTACTTCTACCGTGAGATGAGTCCACTCCTCAGATACGCAGCACTCCCGTTCCTCTTGCTGTTCAACTTCAGTTTCTTCGTCCTCCTTTCGGTCATCCTCTTCGCGACAGGGGTCTGGACGTATCCGTTCCTCGCACTCGAACGGTTTCTTCAGAGTTTTGGAATCGTCGGGACGATTATCGATCTAATCCTATTTATCAACATCCTCGTCATCATCCTTCTCATCCTCGTGTCAGTTCCAGCGTTCTTCCTCGTGGGAGATATCCGAAAGACCCTCAAACGGTTCGGCCTCATCGAGGGCGAGAAACCACAAGAGATAGCAGATTCGTACGTCGTTGGCGCACGAGCGGTGTTCGAAGACAACCCCAACGTTGCGGTATTCATCTACGGTCACACCCACCGCCCCTCACTCACGGAAGTCGATGACCGAGCCGTCGTCAACACAGGAACGTGGCTGAAGCGACTGCATCAGAAAACAGTCTTATTTGGGATTCTCCCGAGAGTATTCTACTCGTCGTTCCGCCTCAACTACTTCGTGGTCGCTGCCGACGGTGACGCTGTGTCCATCGAATATCACCGTATCGAGAAGGAGAACCCAAACGACCTGACCCTCCTCGAGAAGTTGCTCACCCGAAAACCCACCACCGAGGTCTCCATCCCAGAACGGACCGTCGTCGGTACCGAGTGGAACGGTCCACGGACGGAAATCGGTGCACCGACCACGCAACGAAACTCGCCAGAAGAGAGGAGTCAATAA
- a CDS encoding formylglycine-generating enzyme family protein: MTNESEQQREDAPTDPPHEDMVWIPGGTYTMGSDEFYPEEGPPHTVSVDGFWMDTHHVTNAEFAAFVDDTGYTTFAERPPNPDDYPGVDPDNLVAGSAVFSSPNHPVDTREPSNWWSYVPGADWRHPLGPDSTIDGKDDHPVVHVTYEDAVAYAEWAGKTLPTEAQWERAARGGLEGKRFVWGDEHVVDGKLMANTWQGQFPYQNEALDGYERTSPVGAFPPNEYGLYDMAGNAWQWTRDWYSDDPEAGSSDSPSCCTPTNPRGVTEEQSLHPQDPTRIPRKVLKGGSHLCAPNYCFRYRPAARYPEPIDTSTNHVSFRCIVESA, from the coding sequence ATGACCAACGAATCCGAACAACAGAGAGAGGACGCACCAACTGACCCACCTCACGAGGATATGGTCTGGATTCCGGGTGGCACGTACACCATGGGGTCTGACGAGTTCTATCCAGAGGAGGGTCCGCCGCACACGGTCTCTGTCGATGGGTTCTGGATGGATACACATCACGTCACGAACGCGGAGTTTGCAGCGTTCGTCGACGACACCGGATACACGACGTTCGCTGAACGGCCACCGAACCCAGACGACTACCCCGGTGTGGACCCTGACAACCTCGTCGCCGGTTCGGCCGTATTTTCGTCACCGAACCACCCGGTCGATACGAGAGAGCCGAGTAACTGGTGGTCGTACGTCCCCGGTGCTGACTGGCGGCATCCACTCGGCCCCGACAGCACCATCGATGGCAAGGACGACCACCCTGTTGTCCACGTCACCTACGAAGATGCTGTCGCCTACGCGGAGTGGGCCGGAAAGACGCTCCCGACGGAGGCACAGTGGGAGCGCGCCGCACGAGGCGGGTTGGAAGGAAAGCGGTTCGTCTGGGGCGACGAACACGTCGTCGACGGCAAACTGATGGCGAACACGTGGCAAGGGCAGTTCCCGTACCAAAACGAGGCGCTCGATGGGTACGAGCGGACCTCACCAGTTGGTGCGTTCCCACCGAACGAGTACGGGCTGTACGATATGGCGGGGAACGCGTGGCAGTGGACACGTGACTGGTACAGCGACGACCCTGAGGCAGGTTCGTCTGACTCTCCATCGTGTTGTACCCCGACGAACCCACGGGGGGTCACAGAAGAACAGAGTCTCCATCCACAAGACCCGACGAGGATTCCGCGGAAAGTACTCAAAGGTGGGTCGCATCTCTGTGCGCCGAACTACTGCTTCCGATACCGGCCGGCGGCACGCTACCCAGAGCCAATCGACACCTCGACGAACCACGTGAGCTTTCGATGCATCGTCGAGTCAGCCTAG
- a CDS encoding bactofilin family protein, whose amino-acid sequence MHGSRLSRRLLIGMVMVLVVLATIPGLASAKTEVGPTVVVERGETLADDLTTAAGTVIVLGTVDGDVTALAGDVVVSGEVTGDVTAVAGRVEVTGQVGGKVTAFGGVTTIEGTVGDGIDSVGGALSVSGEVAGTVDAIGVLVTIEEGATVDGRLKTTAVRTNVNGTVLGEAGTTTNQSVARTADVLPLSHAASDSSPGSVASFLDWNTPVRTPTVLVSTIAPVPVQILPFNISFLDAYGFFVNLLLGVVLVGLLPRFSSTVASQVVRDPVRTAGFGLATVIVAPIALVLLGLSLFGLPLALAGGALFLVLWWVGAIYGRFAVGVWLLEAVPRVLAYADIEREPLENRWVSLIVGVLVVGLLVALPAIGPVVDTGVAVLGTGALAQLVYRAYVRTERGVYEDTDASESLADD is encoded by the coding sequence ATGCACGGTAGCCGACTCTCTCGCAGATTACTCATCGGCATGGTGATGGTCCTAGTCGTCCTCGCGACGATTCCCGGACTGGCCAGTGCCAAGACGGAGGTTGGTCCGACCGTCGTTGTCGAGCGTGGTGAGACACTCGCTGACGACCTGACGACGGCTGCTGGGACGGTCATCGTTCTCGGAACCGTTGACGGGGATGTGACCGCACTCGCAGGCGATGTGGTCGTCTCAGGCGAGGTCACCGGTGACGTAACTGCCGTGGCGGGTCGAGTCGAGGTGACTGGACAGGTCGGTGGGAAAGTCACAGCGTTTGGCGGAGTAACGACGATCGAAGGGACTGTTGGTGACGGCATCGACTCAGTCGGTGGGGCATTGAGTGTCTCAGGTGAGGTTGCGGGAACGGTCGATGCCATTGGCGTCTTAGTCACTATCGAAGAGGGTGCAACGGTCGACGGTCGACTGAAAACGACAGCAGTCAGAACGAACGTCAATGGGACTGTTCTCGGCGAGGCGGGAACGACGACGAACCAATCAGTCGCGAGAACGGCTGATGTGCTACCACTCTCGCACGCTGCGTCAGATTCATCACCCGGCTCAGTTGCGTCGTTCCTCGACTGGAACACTCCCGTGAGAACACCGACAGTGCTGGTGTCGACGATTGCGCCAGTTCCAGTTCAGATACTGCCGTTTAATATCTCGTTCCTCGATGCGTACGGCTTCTTCGTCAACCTGCTCCTCGGCGTCGTGCTCGTTGGACTCCTTCCTCGATTCTCGAGCACTGTCGCGTCCCAGGTCGTCCGTGACCCAGTTCGAACTGCTGGGTTCGGACTCGCGACCGTTATCGTTGCACCGATTGCCCTCGTGCTCCTCGGGCTCAGTCTCTTCGGCCTCCCCTTAGCGCTCGCCGGTGGTGCGCTCTTCCTCGTGCTCTGGTGGGTTGGTGCAATCTACGGTCGGTTCGCTGTTGGTGTCTGGCTTCTCGAAGCTGTTCCCCGAGTACTCGCGTACGCAGATATCGAACGTGAGCCACTCGAGAACCGATGGGTGAGTCTCATCGTTGGTGTACTCGTGGTTGGACTGCTCGTTGCACTTCCTGCTATCGGCCCAGTCGTCGATACTGGTGTTGCTGTTCTCGGTACCGGCGCACTCGCTCAACTCGTCTACCGTGCATACGTCCGAACTGAACGGGGCGTGTACGAGGACACAGACGCATCTGAATCACTCGCAGACGACTGA
- a CDS encoding arylsulfatase translates to MSNREFHGHIGRTYDESEPWWPEQTRAPEDAPNVMMVVLDDVGFGQLGCYGGLIDTPNIDRIADNGLRYNNFHTTALCSPTRSCLMTGRNHHSNAMAGITEISTGFPGYNGHIPHENGMVSEMLVEQGYSTYALGKWHLTPAEAGSAAGPYDQWPLGRGFERFYGFLGGDTDQYTPTLVHDNHQAEPPATPDEGYHLTEDLAQRTIEFISDAKQVDPDKPFFTYFCPGACHAPHQVPKEWADKYAGEFDMGWDEAREMILEQQKKMGIVPENTDLSPHNPDVPHWDSLSEDEQRLYARMMEVFAGFLEHTDAQIGKVLDYLEELGELDNTIIMLVSDNGASAEGGPTGSVNENRFFNNVPESLEENLEAMDELGGPKYFNHYPWGWTWAGDTPFQRWKRETHRGGTSDPLVVSWPEGIDARGEIRSQFTHAIDLVPTILELVGIDAPDEIKGVSQSPIEGISFAYSLEEPDAPEQHTTQYFEMLGTRAIYHDGWRAVHPWPLGKVMTAEDLSATTLEDSEWELYNLREDFSEAHDVAAENPEKILELAQLWWTEAGKHNVLPLDGRGIQRLAEPRPQPGKSRDRYVYYPGTQHIPENAAVRVLNRDHSITADITVPEGGAEGVLLAHGARSGGYSLYVKNNRLRYVHNYVGVEEYEVIADKPIPEGEISVRMEFDATGEPNMSEGKGAPATIRLYYGDEQVGEGDIPTSIPNTMGLTAGLSCGRDAVNAVTDEYRDQTPFEFTGDITRVTVDVSGEPFTHHEAAMDQIMARE, encoded by the coding sequence ATGTCTAACCGAGAATTCCACGGCCACATCGGCCGCACGTACGACGAATCAGAACCCTGGTGGCCCGAACAAACACGCGCTCCAGAAGATGCCCCGAACGTCATGATGGTCGTCCTCGACGACGTCGGGTTTGGTCAATTAGGATGCTATGGTGGGCTCATCGACACCCCGAACATCGACCGGATTGCAGACAACGGTCTTCGGTACAACAACTTCCACACGACTGCACTCTGTTCACCGACGCGGTCGTGTCTCATGACGGGGCGAAACCACCACTCGAACGCCATGGCTGGAATTACCGAGATTTCGACGGGGTTCCCCGGCTACAACGGCCACATTCCCCACGAGAACGGGATGGTTTCCGAGATGCTCGTCGAACAGGGCTACAGCACGTATGCCCTCGGGAAGTGGCACCTTACACCTGCCGAGGCAGGTAGTGCGGCCGGCCCGTACGACCAGTGGCCACTTGGCCGTGGCTTCGAACGCTTCTACGGCTTCCTCGGCGGCGACACCGACCAGTATACACCCACACTGGTACACGACAACCATCAGGCCGAGCCACCCGCGACGCCAGATGAGGGGTACCACCTCACCGAAGATCTCGCCCAGCGCACTATCGAGTTCATCAGTGACGCTAAACAGGTCGACCCCGACAAACCGTTCTTCACGTACTTCTGTCCCGGTGCGTGTCACGCGCCGCACCAGGTGCCCAAAGAGTGGGCAGACAAATACGCAGGAGAATTCGACATGGGCTGGGACGAAGCCCGCGAGATGATTCTCGAACAACAGAAGAAAATGGGCATCGTCCCCGAGAACACGGACCTCTCACCGCACAACCCGGACGTTCCGCACTGGGATTCACTCTCAGAAGACGAACAGCGCCTGTACGCCCGTATGATGGAAGTGTTCGCGGGGTTCCTCGAACACACCGACGCCCAGATTGGAAAGGTCCTCGACTACCTCGAAGAACTCGGCGAACTCGACAACACGATCATCATGCTCGTCTCGGACAACGGCGCGAGCGCCGAGGGTGGACCAACCGGTTCAGTCAACGAGAACCGCTTCTTCAACAACGTCCCAGAGTCGCTCGAAGAGAACCTCGAAGCGATGGACGAGCTGGGTGGCCCGAAGTATTTCAACCACTACCCGTGGGGGTGGACGTGGGCTGGTGATACGCCGTTCCAGCGCTGGAAGCGCGAGACCCACCGCGGCGGCACGAGCGACCCACTCGTCGTCTCGTGGCCCGAGGGTATCGACGCCCGCGGCGAGATTCGAAGTCAGTTCACCCACGCAATCGACCTCGTACCGACCATTCTGGAATTGGTCGGCATCGATGCACCTGACGAGATTAAGGGCGTGTCGCAGTCGCCCATCGAAGGAATCAGTTTCGCCTACTCCTTGGAGGAACCAGACGCACCCGAACAGCACACCACGCAGTACTTCGAGATGCTCGGTACTCGCGCCATCTACCACGATGGCTGGCGCGCCGTCCACCCGTGGCCACTCGGCAAGGTCATGACCGCTGAGGACCTCTCGGCGACGACGCTCGAAGACTCTGAGTGGGAACTGTACAACCTCCGTGAGGACTTCTCCGAAGCGCACGACGTGGCAGCAGAGAACCCAGAAAAGATTCTCGAACTCGCTCAGCTGTGGTGGACAGAAGCTGGCAAGCACAACGTCCTTCCACTCGACGGCCGCGGCATCCAGCGCCTCGCTGAACCCCGGCCTCAGCCCGGCAAATCCCGTGACCGGTACGTCTACTATCCGGGAACCCAGCACATTCCAGAGAACGCCGCCGTCAGGGTCCTCAACCGCGACCACAGCATCACGGCAGATATCACAGTCCCCGAGGGTGGGGCCGAAGGTGTCCTCCTCGCCCACGGTGCGCGGTCCGGTGGCTACTCGCTGTACGTCAAGAACAATCGCCTCCGCTACGTCCACAACTACGTGGGTGTCGAGGAGTACGAAGTCATCGCCGACAAGCCAATCCCGGAAGGAGAAATTTCGGTCCGAATGGAGTTCGATGCCACTGGTGAGCCCAATATGAGTGAAGGGAAAGGCGCCCCCGCGACCATCCGGCTCTACTACGGTGACGAACAGGTCGGAGAAGGCGACATCCCGACGTCGATCCCCAACACGATGGGACTGACTGCTGGCCTGAGTTGCGGCCGCGATGCCGTCAACGCAGTCACCGACGAGTACCGTGACCAGACCCCGTTCGAATTCACGGGTGACATCACACGAGTGACCGTCGACGTCAGTGGTGAACCATTCACCCACCACGAAGCCGCAATGGACCAGATAATGGCGAGAGAATAG
- a CDS encoding DUF7344 domain-containing protein yields MARETLDHETTTRTSRIDDVFEALSNPYRRQLLFALEERNRTRNGSFAPFEVFTEGRDDDGDGVDSTQIELVHVHLPKLSNLGFIDWNRETNEISTGSEWNEIEPLLQLLLTHRDELPVG; encoded by the coding sequence ATGGCGCGTGAGACATTGGACCACGAGACGACGACGCGCACATCGAGGATCGATGACGTCTTCGAAGCTCTCTCCAACCCATATCGCCGCCAGTTACTTTTTGCTCTCGAAGAGAGGAACCGTACCCGTAACGGTTCTTTCGCTCCATTCGAGGTCTTCACCGAAGGCCGGGATGACGATGGTGATGGTGTTGACTCTACACAGATTGAGCTCGTTCACGTCCACCTCCCAAAACTCAGCAATCTGGGGTTCATCGACTGGAATCGAGAGACGAACGAAATCAGTACGGGTTCGGAGTGGAACGAGATTGAACCACTCCTTCAATTGCTACTGACTCATCGAGACGAACTGCCCGTTGGGTGA
- a CDS encoding helix-turn-helix domain-containing protein has protein sequence MSVILEFSIAAEDFGLGEVLMGPPTMHLELERVVPTGGMVMPFVWVTGDDQDLFEQSVRNSPRVKELLLLDSIENSRLYRIEWNEEPTHLIESIAAADATVLEARGNDEWFFRLRFSTHDKLSMFHDDVTGQNIPLTVERTFTLTDEDGHGYRFDLTHEQREALVLALTRGYFATPSEVSLDDLAAELEISRQALSHRIRLGNEKVLRSTLLSSTADSE, from the coding sequence ATGAGCGTTATCTTGGAGTTCTCAATCGCTGCCGAGGACTTCGGCCTCGGTGAGGTGTTGATGGGGCCGCCCACCATGCATCTCGAACTCGAACGGGTCGTCCCGACTGGGGGTATGGTTATGCCGTTCGTGTGGGTGACCGGTGACGACCAAGACCTGTTCGAACAAAGCGTTCGGAACAGTCCTCGGGTCAAAGAACTTCTCCTCCTCGATTCCATCGAGAATAGTCGACTCTATCGTATCGAGTGGAACGAGGAACCCACACACCTCATCGAAAGCATCGCAGCAGCGGATGCGACTGTGCTCGAGGCGCGGGGCAACGACGAGTGGTTCTTCCGCCTTCGGTTCTCGACTCACGACAAACTCTCCATGTTTCACGACGATGTCACGGGACAGAACATCCCACTCACCGTCGAACGGACGTTCACGCTCACGGACGAAGACGGACATGGCTACAGATTCGACCTCACGCACGAACAACGCGAAGCACTCGTTCTCGCCCTCACACGTGGCTATTTCGCGACACCGAGCGAGGTGAGTCTCGACGATTTGGCCGCCGAACTCGAAATCAGTAGACAAGCGCTGTCACATCGTATTCGTCTCGGCAACGAGAAAGTCCTCCGTAGCACGCTTCTGTCGTCGACGGCGGATTCAGAATGA
- a CDS encoding AI-2E family transporter, whose amino-acid sequence MSQASSAADRIRRIFEHLELGWWAFALVVGAIIAFVGWVYLPWVVFGLFIYYVARPIAKRLEGRLPSKNITAVVTLLLIVLPIVGILGGAILFTIAELSRFLTAEVVTRITAALPFTIDALPQDPIELLRQVGEVFSGGAIQGVFGSLTQTVGSVANSLFNAFLSLLFAFFLLREDTRLADWFHTNIADEDSDVSQYLSAVDEGLESVYFGYTVTIFVVIVLSAIVYLAFNLIAPPGLEIPAPIPLAVITGLFTIVPLVGRSIVYAVVTAYLAILALQSNPAYLWFPLVFVVVMELPFDNLIRIYVRPTLSGRLFPMSLIVFAYLIGPPLFGWYGIFFGPFLMVVVFLFLQLKFPRMLHPSTEDAPLRPLEPSEQWPVDDGQTRLDDVRTDIDEPTGTSD is encoded by the coding sequence ATGAGCCAAGCGAGCAGTGCCGCTGACCGGATTCGACGTATTTTCGAACATCTAGAACTCGGGTGGTGGGCATTCGCACTCGTCGTTGGGGCAATTATCGCGTTCGTTGGGTGGGTGTACCTCCCGTGGGTCGTCTTTGGGTTGTTCATCTACTACGTTGCACGCCCAATCGCAAAGCGACTGGAAGGGCGACTTCCGTCGAAGAATATCACTGCCGTCGTGACTCTGCTGCTCATCGTTCTCCCGATTGTTGGCATTCTCGGTGGTGCGATTCTCTTCACGATTGCCGAACTGAGTCGATTCCTCACGGCTGAAGTCGTCACGCGAATCACCGCAGCGCTCCCGTTTACCATCGACGCGTTGCCACAGGACCCAATCGAACTCCTTCGGCAAGTAGGCGAAGTGTTCAGTGGGGGTGCGATTCAGGGTGTGTTCGGGTCTCTCACGCAGACGGTTGGGTCTGTGGCCAATAGTCTGTTCAATGCATTCCTCTCGCTTCTCTTCGCGTTCTTCCTCCTCCGGGAGGACACCCGACTCGCCGATTGGTTCCACACGAATATCGCAGACGAGGACTCGGACGTTTCGCAGTACCTCTCTGCGGTCGACGAAGGACTGGAGTCTGTCTACTTTGGATACACGGTCACGATCTTCGTCGTCATCGTTCTCTCCGCAATCGTCTATCTCGCGTTCAATCTCATCGCCCCACCGGGCCTCGAAATACCGGCACCGATTCCCCTCGCCGTCATCACGGGTCTGTTCACCATCGTCCCGCTCGTCGGTCGGAGTATCGTCTACGCTGTCGTCACCGCGTATCTCGCCATTCTCGCACTGCAGTCGAACCCAGCGTACCTCTGGTTCCCACTGGTGTTCGTGGTCGTGATGGAACTGCCGTTCGATAATCTCATCCGAATATACGTTCGCCCGACCCTCTCGGGTCGACTGTTCCCGATGAGTCTCATCGTCTTCGCCTACCTCATCGGCCCACCGCTGTTTGGCTGGTACGGCATCTTCTTCGGGCCGTTCCTCATGGTGGTCGTCTTCTTGTTCCTCCAGTTGAAGTTCCCGAGAATGCTTCACCCTTCCACTGAGGACGCGCCGCTTCGGCCATTAGAACCGAGTGAACAGTGGCCTGTAGACGACGGACAGACGAGGCTCGACGACGTTCGAACGGACATCGACGAACCCACGGGAACGTCCGACTGA